A genomic segment from Cyanobium sp. NIES-981 encodes:
- a CDS encoding urease subunit gamma, giving the protein MHLSPQEKDKLLIVTAALLAERRLQRGLRLNHPEAVAWLSFLVLEGARDGRTVAELMGEGTTWLSRDQVMEGVPELVQEVQIEAMFPDGTKLVTLHDPIR; this is encoded by the coding sequence ATGCACCTCAGCCCCCAGGAGAAGGACAAGCTCCTGATCGTGACCGCCGCGCTGCTGGCCGAGCGCCGCCTCCAGCGCGGCCTCAGGCTCAACCACCCCGAAGCCGTGGCCTGGCTCAGCTTTCTGGTGCTGGAAGGCGCCCGCGACGGCAGGACCGTGGCCGAATTGATGGGCGAGGGCACCACCTGGCTGAGCCGCGACCAGGTGATGGAGGGCGTGCCGGAGCTGGTGCAGGAGGTGCAGATCGAGGCCATGTTCCCTGACGGCACCAAGCTGGTGACCCTGCACGACCCGATCCGCTGA
- a CDS encoding formate/nitrite transporter family protein — protein sequence MDYVLPNELVDGMIAAGGKKAHVSTKNLLLRGFYSGSVLGLALCLALTIMHQTGIPWIGSFIFPFGFASIVLFGMELVTGNFALLPMAVWAGKTTWGKTLRNWVWVWIGNFLGTGLVGILFAISLTSGGTADLAAGTGDWVAVANKIIGLNKANVIVKYQNLGVLGFFLAFLRGLIANWLVCLGVTLALVSKSVPGKILACWLPITAFQALGMEHIVVNMFLHTTGPLLGSGVSFAQIAFWNYLPVTLGNIVGGMVFIGMLFYSTHRTPMSNVLPPQHDDRLERELAAELGAR from the coding sequence ATGGATTACGTCTTACCCAATGAGCTTGTGGATGGCATGATTGCCGCCGGAGGCAAGAAAGCTCATGTCAGCACCAAAAACCTTCTGCTGAGAGGCTTCTACTCAGGCTCGGTGCTCGGTCTGGCCCTCTGCCTGGCCCTGACGATCATGCACCAGACAGGGATTCCCTGGATTGGCTCCTTCATCTTCCCTTTCGGCTTTGCCAGCATCGTGCTCTTCGGCATGGAACTGGTCACCGGTAATTTTGCCCTCCTGCCCATGGCTGTCTGGGCTGGGAAGACAACCTGGGGCAAGACCCTCCGAAACTGGGTCTGGGTGTGGATCGGTAACTTTCTGGGAACAGGTCTGGTCGGCATCCTGTTCGCCATCAGCCTCACCAGTGGTGGCACGGCGGATCTGGCGGCCGGCACCGGGGATTGGGTCGCCGTTGCCAACAAGATCATTGGCCTGAACAAGGCCAATGTGATCGTCAAGTACCAGAACCTTGGGGTGCTTGGCTTCTTCCTGGCCTTCCTGCGTGGCCTGATTGCCAACTGGCTGGTTTGTCTCGGCGTCACCCTGGCCCTGGTGAGCAAGAGTGTGCCGGGCAAAATCCTGGCCTGCTGGTTGCCGATTACGGCCTTCCAGGCCCTCGGCATGGAGCACATCGTGGTGAACATGTTCCTCCACACCACGGGCCCCCTCCTGGGTTCCGGTGTGAGCTTCGCTCAGATCGCCTTCTGGAACTATCTTCCTGTCACCCTGGGGAACATTGTGGGTGGCATGGTGTTCATCGGCATGCTCTTCTACAGCACCCATCGCACGCCGATGAGCAATGTGCTGCCTCCGCAGCATGACGACAGGCTGGAGCGTGAGCTGGCCGCCGAGCTTGGTGCCCGCTGA
- a CDS encoding urease accessory protein UreD, with translation MFRRRGQDPRADTVHQGETSAPLKLQRAFPHADGRCELPLLHTAGGLVGGDRLSITAGLAPGSRALLTSVAAQKIYGSVGRCREAPAGRWARQDLHFSLEEGADLEWLPQELVLYADGLFEQHCRVNLAAGASFLGGEVVRLGRTAAGETLGSGRWRSALEIRRQRNGASEWVLVDRTELAGGCLEGEHGLAGAPVYGSLVWAAPDTLATTTLTSLLEGCRRDRAGLSGEMACGALEPGLVARYRGHSSQAARYWFTRIWARVRQVRNLADPDLPRVWPFQERPLG, from the coding sequence TTGTTCCGCCGCCGCGGGCAGGACCCGCGGGCGGACACGGTTCACCAGGGGGAAACGAGCGCACCGCTCAAACTGCAACGCGCCTTTCCCCACGCCGATGGCCGCTGTGAGCTGCCGCTGCTGCACACCGCCGGGGGCCTGGTGGGCGGCGATCGGCTGAGCATCACGGCCGGCCTCGCCCCCGGCAGCCGGGCTCTGCTCACCAGCGTGGCCGCCCAGAAGATCTATGGCTCCGTTGGCCGCTGCCGGGAGGCCCCCGCGGGCCGCTGGGCCCGTCAGGATCTGCACTTCAGCCTCGAGGAGGGGGCCGACCTGGAGTGGCTGCCCCAGGAGCTCGTGCTCTACGCCGATGGGCTGTTCGAGCAGCACTGCCGGGTGAACCTGGCCGCGGGAGCCTCCTTTCTGGGGGGCGAGGTGGTGCGCCTGGGCCGCACGGCGGCCGGGGAGACGCTCGGATCGGGCCGCTGGCGCTCGGCCCTCGAGATCCGGCGGCAGCGGAACGGGGCGAGCGAGTGGGTGCTGGTGGACCGCACGGAACTGGCGGGGGGCTGTCTGGAGGGGGAGCACGGCCTGGCGGGAGCGCCGGTGTATGGCTCGCTGGTGTGGGCGGCGCCGGACACCCTGGCCACCACGACGCTGACGAGCCTGCTCGAGGGCTGCCGCCGGGACCGGGCCGGCCTGAGCGGTGAGATGGCCTGCGGCGCGCTGGAGCCGGGCCTGGTGGCCCGCTACCGGGGCCACTCCAGCCAGGCGGCCCGCTACTGGTTCACCCGGATCTGGGCCCGGGTCCGCCAGGTCCGGAACCTGGCGGACCCGGACCTGCCCAGGGTGTGGCCCTTCCAGGAGCGGCCGCTGGGCTGA
- a CDS encoding transglutaminase family protein → MRARLTHSLTYGYSAPVQLGAHRFCLKPRGHGFQTLVDFNLAIDPAPSCLYPLVAASGDEILRARFEGSTDRFLVRAASTVDTQTAPALEVCLEANEPLLPYPAGRLNGDLMGSLQGWLPNGQHDPAAVDMAQEALMGSDQRALMFLGQLVEMIQDRVKYTQRHVGPAWPAGRTLKERVGSCRDLAMLMVEACRCVGLPARFVSGYHLVDPAPRRYDLHAWAEVYLPGAGWRGFDPSGKGAVDDRYITVATSSKPELTAAITGSFSGPPGVSSRFAWDIQAEILTS, encoded by the coding sequence ATGCGTGCCCGCCTGACGCACTCGCTCACCTACGGCTATTCGGCTCCGGTGCAGCTCGGAGCCCATCGCTTCTGCCTGAAACCGCGGGGGCACGGCTTTCAGACCCTGGTGGACTTCAACCTGGCCATTGATCCGGCGCCCAGCTGCCTGTATCCCCTGGTGGCCGCCAGTGGCGATGAAATCCTGCGCGCCCGGTTCGAGGGAAGCACCGACCGTTTCCTGGTGCGCGCCGCCAGCACCGTGGACACCCAAACGGCGCCGGCCCTGGAGGTGTGCCTGGAGGCGAACGAACCCCTGCTGCCCTATCCGGCGGGCCGCCTCAACGGCGATCTGATGGGTTCGCTGCAGGGATGGCTGCCCAATGGCCAGCACGATCCCGCCGCGGTGGACATGGCCCAGGAAGCCCTGATGGGGAGTGATCAGCGGGCCCTGATGTTCCTGGGCCAGCTGGTGGAGATGATTCAGGATCGGGTCAAGTACACCCAGCGCCACGTGGGGCCGGCCTGGCCGGCCGGGCGCACCCTCAAGGAACGGGTGGGATCGTGCCGCGATCTGGCCATGCTGATGGTGGAGGCCTGCCGCTGCGTGGGCCTGCCGGCCCGCTTCGTGAGCGGCTACCACCTGGTGGACCCGGCCCCCAGGCGCTACGACCTGCACGCCTGGGCGGAGGTGTACCTGCCCGGAGCCGGCTGGAGGGGATTCGACCCCAGTGGCAAGGGGGCCGTGGACGACCGCTACATCACCGTGGCCACGTCCTCGAAACCGGAACTCACGGCAGCCATCACCGGCAGCTTCTCCGGTCCGCCGGGTGTGAGCAGCAGGTTCGCCTGGGACATCCAGGCGGAGATCCTCACCAGTTGA
- the cynS gene encoding cyanase — MAASALTAKLMAAKKVKNLSFADLEASLGRDEVWIASLFYSQATASPEEATKLAELLDLDAETTAALQTFPTKGCLDPVIPTDPLIYRFYEIMQVYGMPLKDVIQEKFGDGIMSAIDFTLDVEKIDDPAGARVQVIMCGKFLPYKKW, encoded by the coding sequence ATGGCAGCTTCTGCTCTGACAGCCAAGCTCATGGCTGCAAAAAAGGTCAAGAATCTCAGTTTTGCTGACCTGGAAGCATCACTCGGGCGCGACGAAGTCTGGATCGCCTCGCTGTTCTATAGCCAGGCAACGGCGTCGCCAGAGGAAGCCACCAAGCTGGCGGAGCTTCTGGATCTGGACGCGGAGACCACGGCAGCCCTCCAGACCTTCCCCACCAAAGGGTGCCTGGATCCTGTGATTCCAACGGACCCACTGATCTATCGGTTCTACGAGATCATGCAGGTGTACGGGATGCCTCTCAAGGATGTGATTCAGGAGAAGTTCGGCGATGGCATCATGAGTGCCATCGACTTCACCCTTGATGTGGAAAAGATTGACGACCCAGCCGGCGCCCGCGTGCAGGTGATCATGTGCGGCAAGTTTCTGCCCTACAAAAAGTGGTGA
- the ureE gene encoding urease accessory protein UreE — protein MIPAAAPAAPASGPLLLTRRLGERAGGEATLKLALSAEERSRLRGLRQSVCGCPLLLQLPRGEPLRPGELLGGASAEPLVRIEAAPEPLLRVTAASELGLLQAAYHLGNRHVAMEIKTGELRLLADPVLAHLLEHRGLTVTEVVAPFLPEAGAYAPAIDHTHTHTHTHGH, from the coding sequence ATGATCCCCGCCGCCGCGCCCGCTGCGCCAGCCTCCGGCCCCCTGCTCCTCACCCGCAGGCTGGGGGAGCGGGCCGGGGGAGAGGCGACCCTGAAGCTGGCCCTCAGCGCCGAGGAGCGCAGCCGGCTGCGGGGCCTGCGCCAGAGCGTCTGTGGTTGCCCGCTGCTGCTGCAGCTCCCCCGGGGTGAGCCGCTGCGGCCGGGCGAACTGCTCGGGGGAGCCAGCGCCGAGCCGCTGGTGCGGATCGAGGCCGCCCCCGAGCCGCTGCTGCGGGTCACCGCGGCTTCCGAACTCGGCCTGTTGCAGGCGGCCTACCACCTCGGCAACCGCCATGTGGCGATGGAGATCAAGACCGGGGAACTGCGGTTGCTGGCGGATCCGGTGCTGGCCCATCTGCTCGAACACCGGGGCCTGACCGTGACCGAGGTGGTCGCCCCCTTCCTGCCGGAGGCGGGGGCCTATGCCCCGGCCATCGACCACACCCACACCCACACCCACACCCATGGGCATTGA
- a CDS encoding redox protein: MFELIPYEKFRDTPAVRFFDITVAASNARDLVIHSGPAISPPDAADTGAWQFYLHPHQEDNLLALHGGRTFYLVNFGWNYPFHIVRLDTGGDILRIPPGTFHRSVSDPNGSVVLNQAVRDEGASVVREFRVYNSRRIPRLFATTSKTAPLPKLHGLNW, encoded by the coding sequence ATGTTCGAGCTGATCCCGTACGAGAAGTTCCGGGACACCCCCGCCGTGCGGTTCTTCGACATCACCGTGGCGGCCTCCAACGCCCGGGATCTGGTGATCCACTCCGGGCCAGCCATCTCACCGCCTGACGCTGCCGACACCGGGGCCTGGCAGTTCTACCTGCACCCCCACCAGGAGGACAACCTGCTGGCCCTGCACGGCGGCCGCACCTTCTACCTGGTGAACTTCGGCTGGAACTACCCGTTTCACATTGTGCGGCTGGACACCGGCGGCGACATCCTGCGCATCCCCCCCGGCACGTTCCACCGGTCGGTCTCCGACCCCAACGGTTCCGTGGTGCTGAACCAGGCCGTACGCGACGAGGGGGCCAGTGTGGTGCGCGAGTTCCGTGTCTACAACAGCCGGCGGATCCCGCGTCTTTTCGCCACCACGTCCAAGACGGCTCCCCTGCCGAAGCTGCACGGCCTCAACTGGTGA
- a CDS encoding alpha-E domain-containing protein: MLSRVAESLYWINRYVERAENISRFVEVSEAMALDCPPGSAEPWLPLIDANGDRELFDKLYPQGQPMDVVEFLVRAEDNPNSVANCIAIARENARQIREVITTEMWEHLNDIYWTLQENEGFWRQPPQEQLRDIRRACQLFYGITDSTLSRDLSWQFSRLGRLLERADKTTRILDVKYFLLLPSPDEVGGVLDELQWISLLRSAGAYQMFRQSRQQAIEPRAVAAFLLLDPIFPRSVRYCLERIQETLRIVQGRAVPGAPDELECLSGLTLARWSYTRINDLIAVGLHEAIDALQSDLNRLHNLIEQRYFVAPTLESQSADPACVPA, translated from the coding sequence ATGCTGAGCCGCGTAGCCGAATCGCTGTACTGGATCAACCGCTATGTGGAGCGGGCGGAAAACATCTCCCGTTTCGTGGAAGTGAGTGAAGCGATGGCCCTCGACTGCCCCCCCGGCAGTGCCGAACCCTGGCTTCCCCTGATCGATGCGAACGGCGATCGGGAACTGTTTGACAAGCTTTACCCCCAGGGCCAGCCCATGGACGTGGTGGAGTTTCTGGTGCGTGCGGAAGACAACCCCAACAGCGTGGCCAACTGCATTGCCATCGCACGGGAGAACGCCCGGCAGATCCGCGAAGTGATCACCACGGAGATGTGGGAGCATCTCAACGACATCTACTGGACACTGCAGGAAAACGAAGGGTTCTGGCGTCAGCCCCCCCAGGAGCAGTTGCGCGACATCCGCAGGGCCTGCCAGCTCTTCTACGGCATCACCGACTCCACCCTGAGCCGGGACCTCTCCTGGCAGTTCAGCCGGCTGGGCCGGCTGCTGGAACGGGCGGACAAGACCACCCGCATCCTCGACGTGAAGTACTTTCTGCTGCTTCCCTCCCCCGACGAGGTGGGGGGAGTGCTGGATGAACTGCAGTGGATCTCGCTGCTGCGCAGCGCCGGGGCCTATCAGATGTTCCGCCAGTCGCGCCAGCAGGCCATCGAACCGCGCGCCGTGGCCGCCTTCCTGCTGCTCGATCCCATCTTTCCCCGTTCGGTGCGCTACTGCCTCGAACGGATCCAGGAAACCCTGCGGATCGTGCAGGGGCGTGCCGTGCCCGGTGCCCCCGATGAGCTGGAATGCCTGAGCGGCCTCACCCTGGCCCGCTGGAGTTACACCCGCATCAACGATCTGATCGCCGTGGGTCTGCACGAGGCGATCGATGCGCTGCAGAGCGACCTCAACAGGCTGCACAACCTGATCGAGCAGCGCTACTTCGTGGCCCCCACCCTCGAGTCCCAGAGTGCGGATCCGGCATGCGTGCCCGCCTGA
- the ureC gene encoding urease subunit alpha has protein sequence MPYRISRRTYAETYGPTTGDRLRLADTELILEVEKDFTVYGDEVKFGGGKVIRDGMGQAQTTRADGAVDTVITNALILDWWGIVKADIGLRDGRIVAIGKAGNPDTQEGVTIEVGPGTEAIAGEGHIVTAGAIDTHIHFICPQQIETALASGVTTLLGGGTGPATGTNATTCTPGAFHIGRMLQAAEGLPVNLGFFGKGNASTPEALEEQVRAGACGLKLHEDWGTTPAAIDCCLTVADRYDVQVCIHTDTLNEAGFVEDTIRAIGGRTIHTFHTEGAGGGHAPDIIRICGESHVLPSSTNPTRPYTRNTLEEHLDMLMVCHHLDPRIPEDVAFAESRIRRETIAAEDILHDLGAFSIIASDSQAMGRVGEVITRTFQTAHKMKVQRGALPEDGASGGRHDNARLKRYIAKVTINPAIAHGLDSQVGSVEVGKLADLVLWKPGFFGVKPELVIKGGSIVWAQMGDANASIPTPGPVHGRPMFGAFGRALAPSCLTFVSQACLEADIPRQLGLERRCVPVVNTRGIGKAAMRNNTALPKMEVDPQTYEVFADGELLTCEPAEVLPMAQRYFLL, from the coding sequence ATGCCCTACCGGATCTCCCGCCGCACCTACGCCGAGACCTACGGCCCCACCACCGGCGACCGGCTGCGGCTGGCCGACACCGAGCTGATCCTCGAGGTGGAGAAGGACTTCACCGTGTACGGCGACGAGGTGAAGTTCGGCGGCGGCAAGGTGATCCGCGACGGCATGGGCCAGGCCCAGACCACCCGCGCCGACGGCGCCGTGGACACGGTGATCACCAATGCCCTGATCCTCGACTGGTGGGGGATCGTGAAGGCCGACATCGGCCTGCGCGACGGCCGCATCGTGGCGATCGGCAAGGCCGGCAACCCCGACACCCAGGAGGGGGTGACGATCGAGGTTGGGCCCGGCACCGAGGCGATCGCCGGCGAAGGGCACATCGTGACCGCCGGCGCCATCGACACCCACATCCACTTCATCTGTCCGCAGCAGATCGAAACCGCCCTCGCCTCGGGGGTCACCACCCTGCTGGGGGGCGGCACCGGCCCGGCCACCGGCACCAATGCCACCACCTGCACCCCCGGGGCATTCCACATCGGCCGCATGCTCCAGGCCGCCGAGGGGCTGCCGGTGAACCTGGGCTTCTTCGGCAAGGGCAACGCCTCCACCCCCGAGGCCCTCGAGGAGCAGGTGCGCGCCGGCGCCTGCGGCCTCAAGCTCCACGAGGACTGGGGCACCACCCCGGCCGCGATCGACTGCTGCCTCACGGTGGCCGACCGCTACGACGTGCAGGTGTGCATCCACACCGACACCCTCAACGAAGCGGGCTTCGTGGAGGACACGATCCGCGCCATCGGCGGCCGCACCATCCACACCTTCCACACCGAGGGGGCCGGCGGCGGCCACGCCCCGGACATCATCCGCATCTGCGGCGAAAGCCATGTGCTGCCCAGCAGCACCAACCCCACCCGGCCCTACACCCGCAACACGCTCGAGGAGCACCTCGACATGCTGATGGTGTGCCACCACCTCGATCCGCGCATCCCCGAGGACGTGGCCTTCGCCGAATCCCGCATCCGCCGCGAGACGATCGCCGCCGAGGACATCCTTCACGACCTGGGCGCCTTCTCGATCATCGCCAGCGACTCCCAGGCCATGGGCCGGGTGGGCGAGGTGATCACCCGCACCTTCCAGACCGCCCACAAGATGAAGGTGCAGCGCGGCGCCCTGCCGGAGGATGGCGCCAGCGGCGGCCGCCATGACAACGCCCGCCTGAAGCGCTACATCGCCAAGGTGACGATCAACCCGGCCATCGCCCATGGCCTCGACAGCCAGGTGGGCTCGGTGGAGGTGGGCAAGCTCGCCGACCTGGTGCTCTGGAAGCCGGGCTTCTTCGGCGTGAAACCGGAGCTGGTGATCAAGGGGGGCTCGATCGTGTGGGCCCAGATGGGCGACGCCAACGCCTCGATCCCCACACCCGGCCCGGTGCACGGCCGGCCGATGTTCGGCGCCTTCGGCAGGGCCCTGGCGCCGAGCTGCCTCACCTTCGTGAGCCAGGCCTGCCTGGAGGCGGACATCCCCCGCCAGCTGGGCCTGGAACGCCGCTGCGTGCCGGTGGTGAACACCCGCGGCATCGGCAAGGCCGCGATGCGCAACAACACGGCCCTGCCGAAGATGGAGGTGGACCCCCAGACCTACGAGGTGTTCGCCGATGGGGAACTGCTCACCTGTGAGCCCGCCGAGGTGCTGCCGATGGCCCAGCGCTACTTCCTGCTCTGA
- a CDS encoding sodium:proton antiporter, with amino-acid sequence MTTYSIEFAKHILLQFGVILAVGSSCAVLSKKLKIPDVVTFLLVGTLLGPGGLGWIDIKADSALNQLLLIFGSCYLLFDGGVSMRFRVIQEVWVTIVSLATAGVLITAAITGLAAHVFLGLPFLVALLLASVIASTDPATLIPVFRQVRVKDRVSQTVMSESAFNDATGAILTFSVLGVAMGTGQFSLQAAALELVHQALLGLVAGALLGYLAATLIAHERYGFLQEYAPLVSLMAVIAAYLGASGLHASGFMAVFVFGFMVGNKELFGFEMKEGEQERMDDFVETTSLIMRMFIFFLLGSQVDFALINQYFLGGIGVVVVLMLVARPITVFVCALPDRRARWSIEELLFICWTRETGVIPGALAGLMLGVGAPQARLISSVTFLAILVTILTQATTTRWLAGRLGLLEASAPAEAASR; translated from the coding sequence ATGACGACGTACTCCATTGAGTTCGCTAAACACATCCTGCTTCAGTTCGGTGTGATCCTGGCGGTGGGATCGAGCTGTGCGGTTCTCTCCAAGAAGCTGAAAATCCCCGATGTGGTCACCTTCCTGCTCGTGGGAACCCTTCTCGGGCCCGGGGGTTTGGGCTGGATCGACATCAAGGCCGACTCGGCGCTGAACCAGCTGCTGTTGATCTTCGGGTCCTGCTATCTGCTCTTCGATGGCGGGGTTTCCATGCGTTTCCGGGTCATCCAGGAGGTGTGGGTCACCATCGTGTCGCTCGCCACGGCCGGGGTTCTGATCACCGCCGCGATCACCGGCCTGGCTGCCCACGTCTTCCTGGGCCTGCCCTTCCTCGTGGCACTGCTGCTGGCTTCGGTGATCGCCTCCACGGACCCGGCCACCCTGATCCCCGTCTTCCGCCAGGTGAGGGTGAAGGACCGGGTCTCCCAGACGGTGATGTCGGAGTCGGCCTTCAACGACGCCACCGGAGCCATCCTCACCTTCTCGGTGCTGGGGGTTGCCATGGGTACGGGCCAGTTCTCGCTGCAGGCTGCCGCCCTTGAACTGGTGCACCAGGCCCTGCTCGGCCTGGTGGCGGGGGCCCTGCTCGGTTACCTGGCGGCCACCCTGATCGCCCATGAGCGCTATGGCTTTCTGCAGGAATACGCTCCGCTGGTGTCGTTGATGGCCGTGATCGCGGCCTACCTCGGCGCCAGCGGCCTGCACGCCAGTGGTTTCATGGCCGTCTTCGTGTTCGGCTTCATGGTGGGGAACAAGGAGCTGTTCGGCTTTGAAATGAAGGAGGGTGAGCAGGAGCGGATGGACGATTTTGTCGAAACGACTTCGTTGATCATGCGGATGTTCATCTTCTTTCTGCTCGGCAGTCAGGTTGACTTCGCCCTGATCAACCAGTACTTCCTCGGCGGAATCGGGGTGGTGGTGGTGTTGATGCTGGTGGCCCGACCGATCACGGTGTTCGTGTGTGCTCTGCCGGATCGCCGCGCCCGCTGGTCGATCGAAGAGCTGCTGTTCATCTGTTGGACCCGGGAGACCGGTGTCATTCCGGGGGCGCTGGCGGGTCTGATGCTCGGGGTCGGCGCCCCCCAGGCTCGGCTGATCTCCTCGGTGACCTTCCTGGCCATCCTGGTCACGATTCTCACCCAGGCCACCACCACCCGCTGGCTGGCTGGCCGGCTCGGGCTGCTGGAGGCTTCTGCGCCGGCAGAAGCAGCGTCCAGGTGA
- a CDS encoding urease subunit beta — translation MAPLIPGELIPEPGELELNAGRPVTTLLVANTGDRPVQVGSHFHFQEANGALAFDRDAARGLRLDIPAGTAIRFEPGDSREVNLVPFAGQRRVVGFNGLVNGPLD, via the coding sequence ATGGCCCCCCTCATCCCCGGCGAGCTGATTCCGGAACCCGGCGAGCTCGAGCTCAATGCCGGCCGGCCCGTCACCACCCTGCTGGTGGCCAACACCGGCGACCGCCCCGTGCAGGTGGGTTCCCACTTCCACTTCCAGGAGGCCAATGGCGCCCTTGCCTTCGACCGCGACGCCGCCCGGGGCCTGCGGCTCGACATCCCGGCCGGCACGGCGATCCGCTTCGAACCGGGCGACAGCCGTGAGGTGAACCTGGTGCCCTTCGCCGGCCAGCGCCGTGTGGTGGGCTTCAACGGCCTGGTGAACGGCCCCCTGGACTGA
- a CDS encoding circularly permuted type 2 ATP-grasp protein, whose amino-acid sequence MFTDYKPNRGYDEYFSAADEPRRALSPLLSCLGQLGLEELNRNHAAAGMLLKRLGATFRLNGSDNRGVERILPFDPLPRLIGSSEWQRLEQGLVQRLEAIDQFLGDIYSDRLIVRDGIVPVGDLESSQGWRPQMEGFKPPLGKWCHISGLDLIRDGQGTWRVLEDNLRCPSGVAYFLENRRVMKRMFPSLFSARTVQPIDDYPSHLLQTLRELAPWTERPTVVLLTPGVFNSAYFEHSYLAQQMGIQLVEGRDLICHDDRVWMRSTSGLEPVDVIYRRIDDDFLDPAVFRSDSMLGVRGLMGAYRAGRVAIANAPGTGVADDKLIYAYVPEMIRYYLGEEPIIENVPTYLCSRDDDRAYVLEHLPELVVKAVAEAGGYGMLIGPHAPAEEIADFAQRIEANPRNYIAQPTLELSTVPSLSNGELFPCHVDLRPYVLRGKGAWVSPGGLTRVALRRGSLVVNSSQGGGCKDTWIVSEQNDADDGAASC is encoded by the coding sequence ATGTTCACCGACTACAAGCCCAACCGCGGCTACGACGAGTACTTCAGCGCCGCCGACGAACCGCGCCGCGCCCTCAGCCCCCTGCTCTCCTGCCTGGGTCAGCTGGGGCTGGAGGAGCTGAACCGCAACCATGCGGCCGCCGGCATGCTGCTGAAGCGCCTCGGCGCCACCTTCCGGCTCAACGGTTCCGACAACCGCGGGGTGGAACGCATCCTGCCCTTCGATCCCCTGCCGCGCCTGATCGGCTCAAGTGAATGGCAGCGGCTGGAGCAGGGTCTGGTGCAGCGGCTGGAGGCGATCGACCAGTTCCTGGGCGACATCTACAGCGACCGGCTGATCGTGCGCGACGGCATCGTGCCCGTGGGGGATCTGGAGAGTTCCCAGGGCTGGCGCCCCCAGATGGAGGGCTTCAAGCCGCCCCTGGGCAAGTGGTGCCACATTTCCGGGCTCGACCTGATCCGCGACGGCCAGGGCACCTGGCGGGTGCTGGAGGACAACCTGCGCTGCCCCTCCGGGGTGGCGTACTTCCTGGAGAACCGGCGGGTGATGAAGCGCATGTTCCCCAGCCTGTTCTCGGCCCGCACGGTGCAGCCGATCGACGACTACCCCTCCCATCTGCTGCAGACCCTGCGGGAGCTCGCCCCCTGGACCGAGCGGCCCACGGTGGTGCTGCTCACCCCCGGGGTGTTCAACAGTGCCTACTTCGAGCACAGCTACCTGGCCCAGCAGATGGGCATCCAGCTGGTGGAGGGGCGGGATCTGATCTGCCACGACGACCGCGTCTGGATGCGCAGCACCAGCGGCCTGGAGCCGGTGGATGTGATCTACCGCCGCATCGACGACGACTTCCTCGATCCCGCCGTGTTCCGCAGCGACTCGATGCTGGGGGTGCGGGGGCTGATGGGGGCCTACCGCGCCGGCCGGGTGGCGATCGCCAACGCCCCCGGCACCGGGGTGGCCGACGACAAGCTGATCTATGCCTATGTGCCGGAGATGATCCGCTACTACCTGGGCGAGGAGCCGATCATCGAGAACGTGCCCACCTACCTGTGTTCCCGTGACGACGACCGGGCCTACGTGCTGGAACACCTGCCGGAGCTGGTGGTGAAGGCCGTGGCGGAAGCGGGCGGCTACGGCATGCTGATCGGCCCCCATGCCCCGGCGGAGGAGATTGCCGACTTCGCCCAGCGGATCGAGGCCAACCCCCGCAACTACATCGCCCAACCCACGCTGGAACTCTCCACGGTGCCGTCCCTGAGCAACGGCGAGCTGTTCCCCTGCCACGTGGATCTGCGGCCCTATGTGCTGCGGGGCAAGGGCGCCTGGGTGAGCCCCGGCGGCCTCACCCGCGTCGCCCTGCGGCGCGGCTCCCTGGTGGTGAATTCCTCCCAGGGTGGGGGATGCAAGGACACCTGGATCGTGAGTGAGCAGAACGACGCCGACGATGGAGCCGCGTCATGCTGA